Proteins encoded by one window of Bacteroidota bacterium:
- a CDS encoding AI-2E family transporter, giving the protein MARPPRPTALRALLTVAAFVIVVAGMRSAAPILVPLLLSVFLAILCAPTLFWLQRRGWKTTPAVGAIVLGLLAVSAGVGTLLGTSLVDFSAQVPLYQASLRVTLRELVEQSALADMEGFDPSLVDYFDPGALMTGVATFITGLGNIVTRWFLIILLAVFMLLELSGFPDKLRAAFHDSGRSMVYVQRFTASVKKYLAIKAIVSVATGVIAGVWLAILGVDYAVLWGVVAFLLNFIPTIGSIVAAVPPMLLALVQLGFGSALLVAVGYLSINAVIGNFIEPRWMGQGVGLSTFVVFLSLLFWGYVLGTAGMLLAVPLTMIAKLALESSDDTNWLAILLSNEVPAGALPENKGVEAYSDVDSLVGEAALPEAAHAGDGGAAFQDVEEVQR; this is encoded by the coding sequence ATGGCCCGCCCTCCACGACCGACTGCCTTACGTGCGCTGCTGACCGTGGCTGCGTTCGTGATCGTTGTGGCAGGGATGCGCTCCGCCGCGCCGATTCTGGTGCCGCTGTTGCTTTCCGTCTTCCTGGCCATTCTGTGCGCCCCGACGCTCTTTTGGTTGCAGCGCCGCGGCTGGAAGACGACGCCTGCCGTAGGGGCGATCGTCCTCGGCTTGCTGGCCGTGAGCGCAGGCGTGGGGACACTGCTCGGCACCTCGCTCGTCGACTTCTCGGCACAGGTGCCGCTCTACCAGGCGAGCCTCCGGGTGACGCTGCGTGAGCTTGTCGAGCAAAGCGCGCTCGCCGACATGGAGGGCTTCGACCCGTCGCTGGTCGACTACTTCGACCCCGGCGCCCTGATGACCGGCGTGGCGACGTTTATCACCGGGCTCGGCAATATTGTGACCCGGTGGTTTCTGATCATCCTGCTGGCGGTGTTCATGCTGCTCGAACTGTCGGGTTTCCCAGACAAGCTGCGGGCCGCGTTCCACGACTCAGGCCGCTCGATGGTCTACGTGCAGCGCTTCACCGCGAGTGTCAAGAAATACCTCGCCATCAAAGCTATCGTGAGCGTGGCGACTGGTGTGATCGCGGGCGTGTGGCTCGCCATCCTCGGCGTGGACTATGCGGTGCTGTGGGGCGTGGTGGCCTTCCTGCTCAACTTCATCCCGACGATTGGCTCCATCGTAGCGGCGGTGCCGCCGATGCTGCTCGCGCTCGTGCAACTCGGCTTCGGTTCGGCCCTGCTCGTGGCGGTCGGCTATCTCTCGATCAACGCCGTCATCGGCAACTTTATCGAGCCGCGGTGGATGGGCCAGGGAGTCGGGCTCTCGACGTTCGTGGTCTTCCTCTCGCTCCTGTTTTGGGGCTATGTCCTCGGCACCGCCGGGATGCTCCTGGCCGTACCGCTGACCATGATTGCTAAGCTCGCGCTCGAAAGCAGCGACGATACGAACTGGCTCGCCATTCTGCTGAGTAATGAGGTCCCTGCCGGAGCGCTGCCCGAGAACAAGGGGGTGGAGGCGTACAGCGATGTAGACAGTTTGGTGGGCGAAGCTGCGCTGCCGGAAGCTGCGCACGCTGGCGACGGTGGGGCTGCGTTCCAGGATGTGGAGGAAGTGCAGCGCTGA
- a CDS encoding PHB depolymerase family esterase has protein sequence MIDVRSLAIPLAALTLLALTAPALFAQPAAAQYMHELKHDGIDREALVLAPEDATPGAPIVLALHGATGSGARFAEARRDLIRLALQQGWTVAFPTGTDCLRGRGACWDDRDAPQTVARADADDAGYLRALVRALHARHENDTTQVFVTGFSNGAGMAYRFAAEAPDLVAAAVAVGGTVGRTRERTDYDYAMTPPPTGPVAVLVVRGMDDDLMPYHGGVRPQGRFQVLAAEYDANFWAEANGCDLAAVEKDGTSYLRDQRTDGVETHTYRADCAAPVQLVGVGGLGHAWPTAADGFDGAAAAIDFFAQQIR, from the coding sequence ATGATAGACGTCCGTTCGCTCGCGATCCCCCTCGCTGCCCTCACCCTACTGGCCCTCACAGCGCCTGCGCTCTTTGCCCAGCCCGCCGCCGCGCAGTACATGCACGAACTGAAGCACGACGGCATCGACCGAGAAGCCCTAGTTCTCGCCCCTGAGGATGCGACTCCCGGTGCTCCTATCGTCCTCGCCTTGCATGGCGCCACGGGCTCAGGTGCTCGCTTCGCAGAGGCCCGCCGCGACCTGATTCGGCTGGCACTTCAGCAGGGATGGACCGTCGCCTTTCCTACGGGCACGGACTGCCTGCGCGGACGCGGTGCGTGCTGGGACGACCGAGACGCTCCCCAAACCGTCGCCCGCGCCGACGCCGACGATGCCGGCTACCTCCGCGCGCTCGTTCGCGCGCTGCATGCCCGGCACGAGAATGACACGACGCAGGTCTTCGTGACGGGCTTCTCGAACGGTGCCGGGATGGCCTATCGCTTCGCGGCCGAAGCGCCGGACCTCGTGGCTGCTGCGGTGGCGGTCGGGGGCACGGTCGGACGGACACGCGAGCGTACAGACTACGACTATGCGATGACGCCGCCGCCCACTGGTCCCGTCGCGGTCCTCGTCGTGCGCGGCATGGACGACGACCTGATGCCCTACCACGGTGGCGTGCGGCCCCAAGGTCGCTTCCAGGTGCTCGCGGCGGAGTACGATGCCAACTTTTGGGCCGAGGCGAACGGCTGCGACCTTGCTGCGGTTGAGAAAGACGGGACCTCGTACCTCCGGGATCAGCGCACCGACGGCGTTGAGACGCACACCTACCGAGCCGACTGCGCCGCGCCGGTGCAGCTCGTCGGCGTGGGCGGCCTCGGTCATGCCTGGCCGACCGCTGCCGACGGGTTCGATGGCGCCGCCGCTGCGATTGATTTCTTCGCTCAGCAGATACGCTGA